From the Leptolyngbya sp. O-77 genome, one window contains:
- a CDS encoding helix-turn-helix domain-containing protein, with the protein MINTIAEFAQSRGCKNAYEFWKNTGLPQATAYRLYSDPKAYPSRENQDAICRAFNAQPGDFLKYIPDGDEEE; encoded by the coding sequence ATGATCAACACCATCGCAGAATTCGCCCAGTCTAGGGGCTGCAAAAACGCTTATGAGTTCTGGAAGAATACCGGTCTGCCCCAGGCAACCGCGTATAGGCTCTATAGCGATCCGAAGGCATATCCTTCTAGAGAGAACCAGGATGCAATCTGTCGGGCGTTTAATGCACAGCCTGGTGATTTTCTGAAATACATCCCAGATGGAGATGAAGAGGAGTAG
- a CDS encoding Eco57I restriction-modification methylase domain-containing protein has product MPERLLQLDDVRDLASPEKIAALFTKLGYPVVLTAQPLPVEDLELPAKSAEAIYDAYLIADYTQGADTLQVLLFQLQPDEWESPSVASNRMKAIATALAKRPANYLLLATNPAYDRLMLVNPRKSFDDKMNVKVSIRKLLIDRANPTAYDRDRLEAIAARNLSPAALYKAQYEAFDVDKLTKDFYRGYEKLFDRVQAAVKQWNPEPYFEDADRLHQFSQRLLGRIMFLYFLQKKEFLAGDRRFLTNQYRQLQPDPNDTDYYATVLEPLFFEILNQDRPNLESQWGKIPYLNGGLFDRDYGPDVRDIVGRETPDQILLPNALFDPGSQDGILAFFNSYNFTISENVQGDEDVAVDPEMLGKVFENLLAKEERGQSGTFYTPRGIVNFMCAEVLCRYLANQSGIAPEAIRELMELEPDAPDAEISKRLSREQAKTLKKAIETVKVLDPAVGSGAFPLGMLQVILAVRQVVARREGITVQRGSLAISQWKREIIANNLYGVDIKPEAIEIAKLRMWLSLVVDIPHIEDVEPLPNLDYKLMCGDSLISTINGEHIISDPRKDTQLTLLTVSPLSAEIQALIDLEQQFYSADAATRQRLRAQILEAERSVFMRAIADCREYLTEQQQETTRKLSLLKRPSKDLKDKQAHIAQTLTALNQFEQQVLSGERSLTFFQYHLHFRDVFERGGFDVVIGNPPYVDSETMKRNQPKLREEYASAFSTAIGNWDLFIPFIEKGVDLLKRDGAISSEVLNDSKYV; this is encoded by the coding sequence ATGCCAGAGCGGTTACTGCAACTTGACGATGTTCGAGATTTGGCAAGTCCTGAGAAGATCGCTGCTCTATTTACCAAGTTGGGCTATCCCGTTGTTTTGACGGCTCAGCCACTTCCGGTTGAAGATCTTGAACTGCCTGCAAAAAGTGCTGAGGCAATTTATGATGCCTATCTCATTGCAGACTACACGCAGGGAGCAGATACCTTACAGGTTTTGCTGTTCCAGCTTCAGCCTGACGAGTGGGAGTCGCCAAGTGTTGCCAGTAACCGCATGAAGGCGATCGCCACTGCTCTTGCCAAGCGCCCAGCCAACTACCTTTTGCTCGCAACAAACCCAGCCTATGACCGCTTGATGCTGGTCAATCCTCGAAAGAGTTTTGACGACAAAATGAATGTCAAGGTCAGCATCCGTAAGCTGCTGATCGACCGAGCAAACCCCACTGCCTACGACCGAGACAGGCTAGAAGCGATCGCCGCTCGCAACTTAAGCCCAGCCGCGCTCTACAAAGCCCAATACGAAGCCTTCGATGTTGACAAGCTCACCAAGGACTTCTACCGAGGGTATGAAAAACTGTTTGACCGCGTTCAAGCAGCCGTCAAGCAGTGGAACCCTGAACCCTATTTTGAGGATGCCGACCGTCTGCATCAGTTTTCTCAGCGGCTGCTAGGGCGGATCATGTTTCTCTACTTCTTGCAGAAGAAGGAATTTCTTGCAGGCGATCGCCGCTTCCTCACCAACCAATATCGACAGCTCCAGCCCGACCCCAACGACACCGACTATTACGCCACCGTTCTAGAACCCCTCTTTTTTGAAATCCTCAACCAAGACCGTCCAAACTTGGAATCGCAATGGGGCAAAATTCCCTACCTCAACGGCGGCTTGTTTGACCGAGACTATGGCCCAGACGTGCGAGACATCGTTGGGCGAGAAACGCCAGATCAGATTTTGCTCCCCAATGCTCTGTTTGACCCTGGCAGCCAGGATGGAATCTTGGCATTTTTCAATAGCTACAACTTCACCATCTCGGAAAATGTACAGGGAGATGAGGATGTTGCTGTTGACCCAGAGATGCTGGGCAAGGTGTTTGAAAACCTATTGGCAAAAGAAGAACGCGGACAAAGTGGCACATTCTACACCCCCAGAGGCATCGTCAACTTTATGTGTGCTGAGGTGCTGTGTCGCTATTTGGCAAATCAAAGCGGCATCGCCCCAGAGGCAATCCGGGAACTGATGGAGCTAGAGCCAGACGCACCCGATGCAGAAATTAGCAAAAGGCTCAGCCGAGAGCAGGCAAAAACCCTGAAAAAAGCCATCGAAACTGTGAAAGTGCTTGACCCAGCCGTGGGGTCAGGTGCTTTTCCACTGGGAATGCTGCAAGTGATTTTGGCAGTGCGGCAGGTCGTCGCCCGTCGAGAAGGCATCACTGTGCAGCGGGGCAGCCTTGCCATTAGCCAATGGAAACGGGAGATTATTGCGAATAATCTCTACGGCGTAGACATCAAGCCAGAAGCGATCGAAATTGCCAAGCTGCGGATGTGGCTGTCGCTGGTGGTGGATATTCCCCATATCGAAGATGTGGAGCCACTGCCAAACCTGGACTATAAGCTGATGTGTGGCGATTCGCTGATCTCCACCATCAACGGCGAACACATCATCTCCGACCCGCGCAAAGACACGCAGCTCACCCTGCTCACCGTTTCGCCCCTGTCTGCCGAGATTCAAGCGCTGATCGACCTGGAGCAACAGTTCTACAGTGCAGATGCCGCGACCCGCCAACGGCTCAGGGCGCAAATCCTGGAAGCCGAGCGATCGGTCTTTATGCGAGCCATCGCCGATTGCCGCGAATACCTGACAGAACAGCAGCAAGAAACCACCCGCAAGCTCAGCCTGCTAAAGCGCCCCTCCAAAGACCTGAAAGACAAGCAAGCCCACATCGCCCAAACCCTCACCGCCCTAAACCAGTTTGAGCAACAGGTGCTAAGTGGAGAACGCTCCCTCACCTTCTTTCAATATCATCTGCATTTTCGAGATGTATTTGAGCGAGGTGGGTTTGATGTGGTGATTGGTAATCCGCCTTACGTTGATTCCGAAACAATGAAACGAAATCAACCTAAGCTGCGAGAGGAATATGCTTCGGCTTTTAGTACAGCAATAGGGAATTGGGATCTGTTTATTCCTTTTATAGAAAAAGGTGTAGATCTGCTTAAGAGAGATGGAGCTATTTCCTCAGAAGTGTTGAATGATAGCAAATATGTTTAA
- a CDS encoding IS4 family transposase, translating to MISNFPEIVKKHLGHLATDDYPVLNSFLFVSIWLSLVLDQSQSSMRSVFKRLNIRGIKVKISTFSKASKNRDPQILYDLFWVLKQELHKRHKIDAAKLTLFPLDSTIVSLTSKLLWAQGIHQVKLFSGLDLMTHEPGGVFIHFGQGHDSKHGKETIDAVPDNSVGVMDRGFFSLARIRYLLNQENRYFIVRIKNNISLKMLENGNFLIGTGKEQVEARVVAFCDLESQTEYRLSTNLPIGGENTISNEEISEFYRLRWQIELFWKFLKMHLKLDRLITKNVNGIEMQIYACLVAYVILQLVTIPKEFGNKVLDKLRYLQAFMCENISYAHWLQKLVFC from the coding sequence ATGATATCAAACTTTCCTGAGATCGTCAAAAAGCATCTGGGCCACCTCGCCACGGATGACTATCCGGTTCTCAACAGCTTTCTATTTGTTTCTATTTGGCTCTCCTTGGTTCTCGATCAGAGTCAAAGCAGTATGAGGAGCGTCTTCAAGCGCTTAAATATTCGTGGCATCAAGGTCAAGATTTCTACTTTTTCTAAAGCCAGCAAGAACCGTGATCCCCAGATACTTTATGATCTTTTTTGGGTATTGAAGCAGGAACTCCACAAAAGGCATAAGATTGATGCTGCAAAGCTGACTTTATTTCCGCTGGATTCAACCATTGTTAGTTTGACGAGCAAGTTGCTCTGGGCGCAGGGTATTCACCAAGTAAAGCTGTTTAGTGGTTTAGATTTAATGACACATGAGCCGGGGGGTGTTTTCATCCACTTTGGTCAAGGTCATGACAGTAAACATGGGAAGGAAACGATCGATGCTGTGCCTGATAATAGTGTCGGGGTCATGGATCGGGGCTTTTTTAGCCTAGCTCGAATTCGCTATTTACTGAATCAAGAGAATCGCTACTTTATCGTCAGAATCAAGAATAATATTAGTCTCAAGATGCTAGAAAATGGCAACTTCTTGATTGGCACGGGTAAGGAGCAAGTTGAAGCACGGGTTGTCGCCTTTTGTGATTTAGAATCACAAACAGAATATCGCTTGTCAACGAATCTACCGATAGGGGGAGAAAATACCATTTCCAATGAGGAAATTAGCGAATTTTATCGTTTGCGTTGGCAGATAGAGTTATTTTGGAAATTTCTGAAGATGCATCTGAAACTAGATCGACTAATTACTAAGAATGTGAACGGGATTGAGATGCAGATTTATGCGTGTTTGGTAGCTTATGTGATTTTGCAATTGGTGACAATTCCGAAAGAATTTGGCAACAAAGTATTAGATAAGCTACGATATTTACAGGCTTTTATGTGTGAAAATATCAGTTATGCCCACTGGCTCCAAAAATTAGTGTTTTGTTGA
- a CDS encoding ISL3 family transposase, with amino-acid sequence MQNWDALGVKRIGIDEISKRKGHQNFATVIGDVETGKLIEVIDSHQQEDIIETLKQQPLEVRAKVEEVSVDMWGGFPKVVKKVFPNAVVVIDRFHVMKLVNEELNKIRRQSGVSDRGSKFILLKNGKDLTAEEKTKLEEILKRSKRLGKAYEWKEEFRAIYEQPLTVEEGKRQIQGWLDKARVVYREASTTIRNHLDGISNYFRNRTTSGAMEGINNRIKLIKRQAYGFVNFNNFRERLLACFSD; translated from the coding sequence TTGCAAAATTGGGATGCACTCGGAGTCAAACGCATTGGGATTGATGAAATCAGCAAGCGGAAAGGGCATCAAAACTTCGCCACCGTTATCGGCGACGTTGAGACCGGGAAATTGATTGAAGTGATTGACAGTCACCAACAGGAAGACATTATTGAAACCCTGAAGCAGCAGCCCCTAGAGGTGCGTGCAAAAGTTGAAGAGGTGAGCGTGGATATGTGGGGAGGATTCCCAAAGGTAGTCAAGAAAGTGTTTCCCAATGCCGTGGTAGTGATTGACCGCTTTCATGTCATGAAACTAGTCAATGAGGAGTTAAATAAAATTCGTAGACAATCGGGTGTATCAGACCGAGGTAGCAAATTCATTTTGCTCAAGAATGGCAAGGATTTAACAGCAGAAGAAAAGACAAAGTTAGAAGAGATTCTGAAACGGTCAAAGCGATTAGGAAAAGCCTATGAGTGGAAAGAAGAGTTTCGCGCGATTTATGAACAACCATTAACCGTTGAGGAAGGCAAGCGTCAGATCCAAGGGTGGCTCGATAAAGCGCGAGTCGTCTATAGAGAAGCAAGCACAACGATTCGTAACCATTTAGATGGAATTAGCAACTACTTTCGGAATCGCACAACGAGTGGCGCAATGGAGGGAATCAACAACCGAATTAAATTGATTAAACGGCAAGCTTATGGCTTTGTCAATTTCAACAATTTTCGAGAAAGACTATTAGCCTGCTTCTCTGATTAA
- a CDS encoding Arm DNA-binding domain-containing protein, with the protein MSQTPPTSKASKGTVQIITSNNRLQLRFRYGGKRHYLSMGLSDTPLNRKAAEQRANQIELDIISGNFDSTLEKYKPQAALSTVTPDITPKPIPGASDLWRQYREYKAASLKATTKGYHEALARILEKIPSYPVSDALAIKAELEKVTTVHQTKRILIQLSAVCKWAIKHGLIDANPYDGMAGEMPKFKYQLEPSPNAFSEEERDRVIEAFKAHKGNWNGRGIAGAG; encoded by the coding sequence ATGTCTCAGACACCCCCAACCAGCAAGGCTTCTAAGGGAACGGTTCAGATCATTACTTCTAATAATCGCCTTCAGCTTCGATTCCGCTATGGCGGTAAGCGTCATTACCTCAGCATGGGGCTGTCGGATACCCCACTCAATCGGAAAGCCGCAGAGCAACGGGCAAATCAGATTGAGCTAGACATTATCTCTGGGAACTTCGATTCGACTCTAGAGAAGTACAAGCCTCAAGCTGCTCTGAGTACGGTTACACCCGACATTACACCCAAGCCAATTCCGGGAGCTTCAGACCTGTGGCGGCAGTACCGAGAGTATAAAGCCGCTTCTCTCAAAGCGACGACCAAGGGGTATCACGAAGCGTTAGCACGGATTTTAGAAAAGATTCCGAGCTATCCCGTTTCAGACGCGCTGGCGATCAAGGCCGAACTGGAAAAAGTCACAACTGTACATCAGACGAAACGGATTCTGATTCAGCTATCCGCAGTCTGCAAATGGGCGATTAAGCACGGGCTAATTGATGCCAATCCCTATGACGGGATGGCAGGGGAGATGCCCAAATTTAAGTATCAGCTTGAGCCATCTCCAAACGCCTTTAGTGAGGAAGAGCGCGATCGCGTGATTGAGGCATTCAAAGCGCATAAGGGTAATTGGAACGGTAGAGGGATTGCTGGTGCCGGATAG
- a CDS encoding Npun_R2479 family HD domain-containing metalloprotein: MFNATELLISDFVTKLKDGYRHTYGGLNAGYEDIIGWVGAMALENIANSDALYHNVEHTILVTLVGQEILRGKHIREGGVSPDDWLHFIVSLVCHDIGYVKGVCRGDREGWYATGQNGEMISLPPGSSDAALTPYHVDRAKLFIDERFGGNQKIDSAIVKRNIELTRFPVPHDDDHQDTVHYPGLVRAADLIGQLSDPRYLKKIGALYYEFEETGVNKALGYRHPGDLRANYPKFYWNGVYPYVKDGLKYLSLTQQGQQIIANLYSNVFVVEHEPGGQLSTPHPENQPVGSAAH; encoded by the coding sequence ATGTTTAACGCTACTGAACTCCTAATCTCCGACTTTGTGACCAAGCTCAAAGATGGATATCGCCATACCTATGGCGGTCTCAATGCTGGCTATGAAGATATTATTGGCTGGGTCGGGGCAATGGCGCTGGAGAACATCGCCAACAGCGACGCGCTCTATCACAACGTTGAGCACACTATTCTGGTGACACTGGTAGGACAGGAAATTCTGCGCGGCAAACACATCCGCGAGGGTGGCGTTTCACCGGATGACTGGCTCCATTTCATTGTGTCGCTGGTGTGCCACGATATTGGCTACGTAAAAGGGGTCTGTCGGGGCGATCGCGAAGGCTGGTATGCCACCGGGCAAAACGGCGAAATGATTAGCCTACCGCCAGGATCGTCCGATGCAGCCCTCACGCCCTACCACGTTGATCGTGCCAAGCTGTTTATTGATGAGCGGTTTGGTGGCAACCAAAAGATCGACTCTGCAATCGTAAAGCGCAACATTGAGCTGACTCGCTTTCCTGTTCCCCACGACGACGACCACCAAGATACGGTGCATTATCCAGGTCTAGTACGGGCTGCGGATTTAATTGGTCAGTTAAGCGATCCCCGCTATCTCAAAAAAATTGGAGCGCTCTACTACGAGTTTGAAGAAACAGGCGTGAACAAGGCGCTGGGCTATCGCCATCCGGGCGATCTGCGGGCAAACTATCCCAAGTTCTATTGGAACGGAGTCTATCCCTACGTGAAAGATGGGCTAAAGTATCTTTCGCTAACGCAGCAGGGGCAGCAAATCATTGCCAACCTGTACTCCAACGTATTCGTCGTCGAGCATGAGCCAGGGGGGCAGCTTTCCACCCCCCATCCCGAAAATCAGCCTGTAGGCAGCGCAGCCCACTAG
- a CDS encoding homospermidine biosynthesis protein, protein MTKLLSRQISPAPLSANIGITDLIDTYFTAYNSARLREACHLLSRDILQPGVTVALSLSGALTPAGLGVSVLSPLMRHGFVDWIISTGANLYHDLHYGLGMELYASNPFVDDVKLRQEGRIRIYDIVFGYDVLLETDAFIRELLRSEPFQKRMGTAEFHHLLGKYINAMEKQLGVKNPCLLSTAYECGVPIYTSSPGDSSIGMNVAALALEGSKLVIDPSQDVNETAAIAYAARNSGIPDVEGKSAALILGGGSPKNFLLQTQPQLHEVLGLEERGHDYFVQITDARPDTGGLSGATPSEAVSWGKVDPEELPSTIVCYTDSTIALPLMGAYVINQCEPRPLKRLYDRREEMLATLQRDYLAARAERTEEKVAAAIPNAKPVPKPEREPVATYPCGTPIRR, encoded by the coding sequence ATGACCAAACTGCTTAGTCGTCAAATTTCGCCCGCGCCGCTGTCTGCCAATATCGGCATCACCGACCTGATCGATACCTACTTCACGGCTTACAACTCAGCCCGTCTGCGCGAAGCCTGTCATCTGCTCAGCCGCGACATCCTGCAACCGGGCGTGACGGTTGCCCTCAGCCTATCCGGTGCGCTCACGCCTGCGGGGTTGGGGGTATCCGTCCTGTCGCCGCTGATGCGCCACGGGTTTGTGGACTGGATCATCAGCACGGGCGCGAATCTGTATCACGACTTGCACTACGGGCTGGGGATGGAGCTTTATGCCAGCAACCCCTTTGTAGACGACGTGAAGCTGCGCCAGGAAGGGCGAATTCGCATCTACGACATTGTGTTTGGCTATGACGTGCTGCTGGAAACGGATGCGTTTATTCGGGAACTGCTGCGCTCTGAGCCGTTCCAAAAGCGCATGGGCACGGCAGAATTTCACCACCTGCTGGGCAAATACATCAACGCGATGGAAAAACAGCTTGGTGTGAAAAATCCCTGCCTGCTGTCCACGGCCTATGAGTGCGGCGTGCCGATCTACACCTCTTCTCCAGGCGATAGCTCCATTGGCATGAACGTCGCAGCCTTGGCGCTAGAAGGCTCAAAGCTGGTGATCGACCCATCGCAGGATGTGAACGAAACAGCGGCGATCGCCTATGCAGCCCGCAACTCTGGCATTCCTGATGTAGAAGGCAAGAGTGCTGCACTCATCCTTGGCGGCGGCAGCCCCAAAAACTTCCTGCTGCAAACCCAGCCCCAACTGCATGAGGTGCTGGGGCTAGAGGAGCGCGGGCATGACTACTTCGTGCAAATTACCGACGCTCGTCCCGACACGGGTGGACTCTCTGGCGCGACACCCAGCGAAGCCGTGAGCTGGGGCAAAGTTGACCCAGAAGAACTGCCCAGCACCATCGTTTGTTATACCGACAGCACCATCGCTCTGCCACTGATGGGAGCCTACGTGATCAACCAGTGCGAACCGCGTCCGCTGAAGCGCCTCTATGATCGCCGCGAGGAAATGCTGGCAACGCTGCAACGAGACTATCTGGCAGCCCGTGCGGAACGCACCGAGGAAAAGGTAGCCGCTGCAATTCCCAACGCCAAGCCAGTGCCCAAACCTGAACGGGAGCCTGTGGCCACTTATCCCTGCGGCACGCCCATCCGTCGCTAG